A stretch of Caldanaerobius polysaccharolyticus DSM 13641 DNA encodes these proteins:
- a CDS encoding DUF4340 domain-containing protein — MKVFRNTFVLLIILAGLLGYYYYTQKTAKPPETNAVLSLKKSEITSLDIRQGQQDLISLARTGGKWKIVKPIEYDVDSINLNDLLNAASSVKADRKLSDSDLSKYGLDNPSYTVSIGLGDDRSVKLLIGNSSPVGNAYFVKVSNKPYVYRVESTALEKFMLSGDFVYQYAQKYIYQTAKDKITKIAYIKSGDEYTLQKNKDGSWVRNGKKLNKDSMDKLLDDIVLLQITGIDVGKSPSPNNYDFGLAVYGGNSVEKAFFVTKDKDNSYVIKDGKSLGMYVASDSLTQLLNDLTKAIK; from the coding sequence ATGAAGGTGTTTAGAAACACGTTTGTGCTTCTGATCATTCTAGCAGGTCTTCTGGGTTATTACTACTATACCCAGAAGACCGCAAAACCTCCGGAAACCAATGCGGTTTTAAGCTTGAAGAAGAGCGAGATCACCTCTTTAGATATAAGACAAGGTCAGCAGGATTTAATCAGCCTTGCTAGGACTGGTGGTAAGTGGAAGATAGTAAAGCCTATTGAGTACGATGTGGACAGCATAAATTTAAATGACCTTTTGAATGCCGCCTCGTCGGTAAAAGCCGACAGAAAGCTCAGCGACAGCGATTTAAGCAAATACGGCCTTGATAATCCTTCGTATACTGTGAGCATAGGGCTGGGGGATGACAGAAGCGTAAAGCTTTTGATAGGAAATAGCTCTCCTGTAGGTAATGCGTATTTTGTAAAAGTATCAAATAAACCTTACGTTTATAGAGTGGAGTCTACAGCGCTGGAAAAGTTTATGCTATCAGGGGATTTTGTGTACCAGTATGCCCAGAAGTATATATACCAGACGGCTAAAGACAAGATCACAAAAATAGCTTATATTAAGTCAGGCGATGAGTACACATTGCAAAAAAATAAAGACGGGAGCTGGGTTAGAAACGGCAAAAAACTCAATAAAGATAGTATGGATAAGCTTTTAGACGATATAGTGTTGCTTCAGATAACGGGTATTGACGTGGGCAAATCGCCTTCGCCTAACAATTACGATTTTGGCTTAGCGGTATATGGTGGAAATAGTGTGGAGAAGGCTTTCTTTGTGACCAAGGACAAGGACAATTCTTATGTAATAAAGGACGGCAAAAGCCTGGGCATGTATGTGGCATCGGATAGCCTGACGCAATTACTTAACGATTTAACTAAGGCGATCAAGTAG
- the ytaF gene encoding sporulation membrane protein YtaF produces MRYLAVFLFAISSNVDNLIVGVAMGVKKLKISILGNLIIAFVSFAGTYLSMALGGILTSSLSRDLSSYIGGMFLIGAGTWSLISCSRKNGQSANYSISLPSYNDYMENPEKADINQSGFIDAKESFILGLALALNNVGVGLGAGMSRFDAFLTSAFTFVLSIISFLTGFHIGKKILPKSLKKHAQYISGWIIVAMGVFQFFYK; encoded by the coding sequence ATGCGTTATCTGGCCGTATTTCTCTTTGCCATATCTTCCAACGTAGACAACCTGATTGTAGGAGTTGCCATGGGAGTTAAAAAGTTAAAAATAAGCATACTAGGGAATTTAATCATAGCTTTTGTTTCTTTTGCAGGCACATACCTTTCCATGGCATTAGGTGGTATTCTGACATCTTCCCTATCTAGGGATTTATCCAGCTATATAGGAGGCATGTTTTTAATCGGCGCAGGAACCTGGAGCTTAATAAGCTGCAGCAGAAAAAATGGACAAAGCGCTAATTACAGCATAAGCCTGCCCTCCTATAACGACTACATGGAGAACCCGGAAAAAGCGGATATAAACCAATCGGGTTTTATAGACGCTAAAGAGTCTTTTATACTGGGATTAGCGCTGGCCTTAAACAACGTAGGCGTTGGCCTCGGCGCAGGCATGTCCCGCTTTGACGCATTTCTCACATCTGCATTCACTTTCGTCCTCAGCATAATCTCATTTTTAACAGGATTTCATATAGGCAAAAAGATTCTACCAAAATCTTTAAAAAAGCACGCACAATACATCTCCGGATGGATCATCGTAGCAATGGGTGTATTTCAATTTTTTTACAAGTGA
- a CDS encoding TIGR03915 family putative DNA repair protein, giving the protein MLCYVYDGSFEGLMTAVYQSYSRKEQPDKIVEKGVLQQSLFDTYVYIDADPVKSEKVCQAIKDKISKEALKNVLYAYLSEIDGSSTLIYNYIRAGFKTGCRIDRYLGDDTVLSMLRVRQKVAGEAHRMLGLVRFRLLNSGVYYAPISPDHNIVGLIAPHFVRRFADQYFIIHDTKRNLSAVYDKKQWLITDIPLNSDMLVMAKEEIEFQKLWKEYFKNIAVKERLNPRLQRQYMPRRYWNYLVEK; this is encoded by the coding sequence GTGCTTTGCTATGTTTACGATGGAAGCTTTGAAGGCCTGATGACAGCAGTATACCAATCATATAGTCGCAAAGAACAGCCGGACAAAATCGTAGAGAAAGGAGTATTGCAGCAAAGCCTGTTTGACACATATGTGTACATCGATGCCGATCCCGTAAAATCCGAGAAAGTATGCCAGGCTATAAAGGACAAAATATCAAAAGAGGCTCTAAAAAACGTATTATACGCCTACCTCTCGGAAATAGACGGCAGCTCTACCCTCATATATAACTACATACGAGCAGGGTTTAAAACAGGGTGCCGCATAGACAGATATCTGGGCGATGACACTGTTTTATCTATGCTCAGGGTCAGGCAAAAAGTCGCCGGTGAAGCCCACCGCATGTTGGGATTGGTGCGCTTTAGGTTGCTTAACAGCGGGGTTTACTACGCCCCCATAAGTCCTGATCACAACATCGTAGGCCTAATCGCGCCGCACTTCGTCCGCCGTTTTGCCGATCAGTATTTCATAATACACGATACAAAAAGGAATTTATCGGCTGTATACGATAAAAAGCAATGGCTCATAACAGATATACCGCTTAACTCAGATATGCTGGTAATGGCAAAAGAAGAGATAGAATTTCAGAAACTGTGGAAGGAGTACTTTAAAAATATAGCCGTAAAAGAACGCCTTAATCCCAGGCTACAGCGGCAATATATGCCCCGTCGTTACTGGAATTACCTGGTGGAAAAATAA
- a CDS encoding putative DNA modification/repair radical SAM protein has product MDLLKKIQILSASAKYDVSCSSSGSMRKNTYGGIGNAYFGGICHSWSDDGRCISLLKILFTNICIYNCAYCINRSSNDIPRAIFTPDELAQLTISFYRRNYIEGLFLSSAVYKSPDYTMELLLTTVKKLREQYRFNGYIHLKGIPGADIRLIKAAGYYVDRMSVNIELPTEKSLNLLAPQKKKESILKPMGFLKEQIAAQKESNKLIVRSSPKPFVPAGQTTQLIVGATPESDRVILKLSESLYKVFNLKRVYYSAYVPVAQHPYLPALSSPPLLREHRLYQADWLMRFYRFSADEILDDAHPDLDLDLDPKSQWALRNLNLFPVEVNKADYEMLLRVPGIGVRSAKRIIFARKAAPLDYDTLKKIGVVLKRAKYFITCQGKYYGDCRFSKTHIRQRLLPEKQISIFSMYPEMFLQDVRPAITGDI; this is encoded by the coding sequence ATGGACCTTTTAAAAAAAATCCAGATACTTTCAGCTTCCGCAAAATACGACGTTTCGTGCTCTTCCAGCGGCAGCATGAGAAAAAACACCTATGGCGGCATAGGCAACGCTTATTTCGGAGGCATTTGCCACAGCTGGTCTGATGACGGTAGATGTATCTCGCTTTTAAAAATCCTTTTTACCAACATATGCATATACAACTGCGCTTACTGCATCAACAGGTCCTCCAACGATATCCCCAGAGCCATATTCACCCCTGATGAGCTGGCTCAGCTGACCATCAGCTTTTACAGGAGGAATTACATAGAGGGCCTCTTTTTAAGCTCTGCGGTGTATAAAAGCCCTGATTACACCATGGAACTGTTGCTTACGACGGTGAAAAAATTGCGAGAACAATACCGCTTTAACGGGTACATACACCTTAAAGGAATACCGGGCGCTGATATAAGGCTTATAAAGGCCGCAGGATACTATGTGGACCGCATGAGCGTAAACATCGAGCTGCCTACCGAGAAATCCTTAAACCTTCTGGCACCCCAGAAGAAAAAAGAATCCATTTTAAAACCCATGGGCTTTTTAAAAGAGCAGATAGCAGCGCAAAAAGAAAGCAACAAGCTGATTGTAAGGTCAAGCCCAAAGCCCTTTGTACCAGCAGGACAAACCACCCAGCTGATAGTAGGCGCTACCCCTGAAAGCGACAGGGTTATATTGAAACTCTCCGAAAGCCTTTACAAAGTTTTTAACCTAAAACGGGTGTACTATTCCGCCTATGTGCCTGTAGCCCAGCACCCTTATTTACCGGCGCTATCCTCCCCTCCCCTATTAAGAGAACACCGACTGTATCAGGCCGACTGGCTTATGAGGTTTTACAGGTTTAGCGCTGACGAGATTCTCGACGATGCCCATCCTGACCTAGACCTGGATCTAGACCCCAAATCCCAGTGGGCCCTCAGAAATTTAAACTTATTCCCCGTAGAGGTTAACAAAGCCGATTATGAAATGCTGCTGAGGGTACCGGGTATTGGAGTGCGGTCCGCAAAGCGCATAATTTTTGCAAGAAAAGCCGCTCCCCTTGATTACGACACTCTCAAAAAAATCGGGGTGGTATTAAAGAGGGCTAAGTACTTTATAACATGCCAGGGCAAATACTACGGTGACTGCCGGTTTAGCAAAACACACATAAGGCAACGACTGCTGCCTGAAAAACAGATATCTATATTCTCGATGTACCCCGAGATGTTTTTGCAGGATGTAAGACCAGCCATTACAGGCGATATATAA
- a CDS encoding DUF6612 family protein, with protein MKKIFLLALVSILLISLPISGLAQTDNSYMTRGEFVNLLIQQAGVDLGGKTVQQYLIDKGILFGDGKGNLGLDRPITYRQIGYILSRFYGLSKMDVHQLSENEKYVYALEEDLLPKYVSLDSKVTSSEGKKIIESLFSKSKEAYEILKKASGIQLSTMRINGGFKIIMGLKDESVIPFDSIDMTFNADMDNTGIYEKIGFNIPQIGDQQVEEYIIGDRIYLKSSEDNQWAYMTVQGLSNLKDANNIQMPDVLNEDTLFRMADNSVIDGKEVYVIDAYTKITDMEKLNEVIKMMGMNNLMNYNDVFESMYGKYTYYIDTTTNNVVRVNMAVKIYTKDGISENGQPVPLKWEMISGSMNCSNINDPDIKVVLPEEAKNARELTIPDLP; from the coding sequence ATGAAAAAAATCTTTTTACTGGCCCTTGTCAGTATACTTTTAATCTCATTACCCATATCTGGGCTTGCACAAACAGACAACAGTTACATGACGAGGGGAGAGTTTGTCAACCTGTTGATACAGCAGGCGGGAGTTGACTTGGGGGGTAAAACTGTACAGCAATACCTTATAGACAAAGGGATTCTTTTTGGCGACGGCAAAGGCAACTTAGGATTGGATCGGCCTATAACCTACAGGCAGATTGGTTATATACTGAGCAGATTTTATGGCTTGTCCAAAATGGACGTACATCAGCTTAGTGAAAATGAAAAATATGTATATGCGCTGGAAGAGGATTTGTTACCAAAATATGTTTCGCTAGACAGCAAGGTAACATCTTCTGAGGGCAAAAAGATTATTGAATCGCTATTTTCAAAGTCTAAAGAGGCTTATGAAATATTAAAAAAGGCTTCCGGAATACAATTAAGCACCATGCGAATCAATGGAGGCTTTAAGATAATAATGGGTTTGAAAGATGAAAGTGTTATACCTTTTGATTCAATAGACATGACCTTTAATGCTGATATGGATAACACCGGCATTTACGAAAAGATAGGCTTTAACATACCTCAGATAGGTGATCAACAAGTGGAAGAATACATAATAGGGGATAGAATCTATTTAAAATCATCTGAAGACAATCAATGGGCGTACATGACCGTGCAAGGGTTATCGAATTTAAAAGATGCGAACAATATCCAGATGCCAGATGTGCTGAATGAAGATACGTTGTTCAGGATGGCTGATAATTCTGTAATAGATGGGAAAGAGGTTTATGTAATTGACGCTTATACCAAAATAACTGACATGGAAAAGTTAAATGAGGTTATAAAAATGATGGGAATGAATAATCTCATGAATTATAACGATGTATTTGAAAGCATGTATGGTAAATACACGTATTATATAGATACGACCACAAATAATGTGGTCAGGGTAAATATGGCGGTTAAGATCTATACAAAAGACGGTATTTCAGAGAATGGTCAGCCTGTGCCTTTAAAGTGGGAAATGATCAGTGGTTCAATGAACTGCAGCAATATCAATGATCCTGATATAAAAGTGGTTCTCCCTGAAGAGGCTAAAAATGCCAGAGAATTAACTATACCTGATTTGCCTTAA
- the sfsA gene encoding DNA/RNA nuclease SfsA — protein MEIPNPIIKATFIKRLNRFEANVDVNGSTTLVHVPNSGRCKELFIPGAEVYIEIRQRPGRKTPYELCYVKKSHRLISIDSSIPNKLVYEALLQKRMDAFAVYDDIQREKVYGDSRLDIMLRKGKDICYMEVKGVTLEENGVAMFPDAPTQRGVKHVNELIKIKEKGMRAAIIFVIQMDDIKHFTPNDRTDPEFGAALRLATSKGVEAYAYTCNVDLGSISIKDMVEIML, from the coding sequence ATGGAGATACCAAATCCTATTATAAAAGCCACGTTTATAAAAAGATTAAATCGCTTTGAAGCCAATGTAGACGTAAATGGCAGCACAACCCTTGTCCACGTGCCCAACTCGGGAAGGTGCAAAGAGCTTTTTATCCCCGGCGCTGAAGTTTACATTGAAATAAGGCAAAGGCCGGGTAGGAAAACCCCTTACGAGCTCTGCTATGTAAAGAAAAGCCACAGGCTGATTTCGATAGATTCAAGCATACCCAATAAGCTGGTGTACGAGGCTCTCCTTCAAAAAAGGATGGACGCATTCGCCGTTTACGATGATATTCAGCGGGAGAAGGTGTACGGGGATAGCCGCCTTGACATCATGCTGAGAAAAGGTAAAGACATCTGCTACATGGAGGTCAAAGGGGTTACCCTCGAAGAAAACGGCGTAGCTATGTTCCCCGATGCGCCTACCCAAAGAGGGGTAAAGCACGTAAATGAACTCATCAAAATAAAGGAAAAAGGCATGAGAGCAGCTATAATCTTCGTAATTCAGATGGATGACATAAAACACTTTACGCCCAACGACAGGACCGACCCTGAATTCGGTGCCGCTCTAAGGCTGGCTACGTCCAAAGGGGTAGAAGCCTACGCCTATACCTGCAACGTGGACTTAGGCAGTATATCGATAAAGGACATGGTAGAAATTATGCTGTAA
- the dapB gene encoding 4-hydroxy-tetrahydrodipicolinate reductase — protein sequence MIKVCMVGLGKTGSVIAKNLLKSKDLKLVMALCSPGSEKEGKDLGELLNTRDTGILVMGSDKLSDNLKLYKPDVAVDFSTPDACVHNMEVFAKHKVNMVIGTTGFTKSQEQRIESIVKQYKIGVVMAPNITLGVNVVKFVSELVSSLLFDYDVEISEAHHRNKKDSPSGTAIKIADSILKARKIKERNFIYDRSMVHKREDNEIGISSIRAGGIVGVHKVIFAGENDMVELTHQSFSREAFAEGAKKAIRFIAGKKGMYDMDDVLNLKTVLQNYLMEDYAII from the coding sequence TTGATAAAGGTATGTATGGTTGGATTAGGAAAAACTGGGTCAGTTATTGCAAAAAATCTATTAAAATCCAAAGATTTAAAATTAGTAATGGCGCTATGCTCACCAGGCAGCGAAAAAGAAGGTAAAGACCTTGGTGAACTGTTAAATACAAGAGATACAGGAATACTCGTTATGGGATCAGATAAACTATCAGATAATCTGAAATTATATAAACCTGATGTGGCGGTGGATTTTTCCACTCCTGACGCGTGCGTTCACAATATGGAGGTATTTGCAAAACATAAAGTAAATATGGTTATAGGAACAACGGGTTTTACAAAATCGCAGGAACAAAGGATAGAATCAATAGTTAAGCAATATAAAATAGGAGTTGTAATGGCTCCAAATATTACATTGGGTGTAAATGTAGTAAAATTTGTAAGTGAATTGGTTTCCAGCCTGCTATTTGATTACGATGTGGAAATTTCAGAGGCCCACCATAGGAATAAGAAAGATTCACCATCAGGTACCGCAATTAAGATTGCCGATAGTATTTTAAAGGCTAGAAAAATCAAAGAAAGAAACTTTATATACGATAGAAGCATGGTACACAAACGCGAGGATAATGAAATAGGGATTTCTTCAATTAGAGCAGGCGGTATAGTAGGAGTGCATAAAGTGATATTTGCCGGAGAAAATGATATGGTGGAGTTAACGCATCAATCATTTAGTAGAGAGGCCTTTGCAGAAGGCGCTAAGAAAGCTATACGGTTTATCGCAGGTAAAAAAGGCATGTACGATATGGATGATGTCCTCAACTTAAAAACCGTACTTCAAAATTACCTAATGGAAGATTATGCTATAATTTAA
- a CDS encoding alpha/beta hydrolase, protein MDCKGKERIMLWDNGVPGAMGFELEDRPHLVPYLIHTDRPVGAVIVFPGGGYVKRAEHEGEPVAKWINSIGLHSFVLNYRVSPYKYPYILMDAKRAVRKVRYHSAEWNIDPHKICVLGFSAGGHLASSVGTHYDCGDINAADPVERISCRPDAMVLCYPVITFEEHTHRGSMEAFLGENPSEELKRCFSNELKVTKDTPPAFIWHTADDQGVPVENSVLFAMALRRHKVPFEMHIYEKGPHGIGLAENDPCVGTWTKLCALWLKKHLG, encoded by the coding sequence ATGGACTGCAAAGGTAAGGAAAGGATAATGCTGTGGGATAATGGCGTACCGGGGGCAATGGGGTTTGAGTTAGAAGATCGTCCTCATCTGGTTCCTTATTTGATCCACACTGATAGGCCAGTAGGAGCTGTCATCGTTTTTCCAGGGGGAGGATATGTAAAGAGGGCTGAACACGAAGGAGAGCCGGTGGCCAAGTGGATAAACTCCATAGGCTTACATTCATTTGTTTTAAATTACAGGGTAAGCCCGTATAAATACCCATATATATTAATGGATGCCAAGAGGGCCGTTAGAAAGGTAAGGTATCATTCAGCTGAGTGGAACATAGATCCCCACAAGATATGCGTGCTGGGCTTTTCCGCAGGAGGGCATCTGGCGTCATCAGTAGGAACTCATTACGACTGTGGAGATATAAATGCCGCCGATCCGGTGGAGAGGATAAGTTGCAGACCAGATGCCATGGTGTTATGCTACCCTGTTATAACTTTTGAAGAGCACACCCATAGGGGCTCTATGGAGGCATTTTTAGGGGAAAATCCTTCGGAGGAATTGAAGAGGTGCTTTTCCAACGAGCTAAAAGTAACGAAAGATACTCCTCCTGCGTTTATATGGCATACGGCTGATGATCAAGGGGTTCCGGTGGAGAACAGCGTGCTTTTTGCTATGGCCTTGCGCCGCCATAAAGTGCCTTTTGAAATGCACATTTATGAAAAAGGGCCTCACGGCATAGGGCTTGCTGAAAATGACCCCTGTGTAGGCACGTGGACAAAGCTGTGCGCTTTGTGGTTAAAAAAACACCTGGGTTAG
- the hisZ gene encoding ATP phosphoribosyltransferase regulatory subunit: MYLPDGVKDYISDELAIKRIIEEKLRKLFASWGYEEVLPPSFEYCDTFKNALRSIEEKDIFRFFDKEGDILALRPDVTTQIARIVAARYGAETIKKFCYVANVFRYDEPQAGRLREFTQGGVEFIGKRSDEVDAEVIALAISSLSVIGIRDFKIDVGQVEFLDGLFEEFRLKGEEVEKLKAYISTKNLSWLARYVDTLDVSAEVKNVILELPELFGGCEVLDKARAMTSSKKAIQAVENLHGVYGVLKDMGMDKYLIFDLGTAQKLNYYTGIIFKGFVKDIGYGVLAGGRYDHLVSHFGVDKPAVGFAVGLERAMLALAKQHSDVLKPVDKVLIVCTRERIKEAFYRAEEMRRAGKIVEIALKEDFPAYTKRAHSRIISLV; encoded by the coding sequence TTGTATTTACCTGATGGGGTTAAGGACTACATTAGCGATGAGCTCGCGATTAAAAGGATAATAGAGGAGAAACTCAGAAAGCTTTTTGCGTCATGGGGATATGAAGAGGTCTTACCACCCTCTTTTGAGTACTGCGATACTTTTAAAAATGCCTTACGGTCTATAGAGGAAAAAGACATATTCCGCTTTTTTGATAAAGAAGGAGATATACTGGCATTGAGACCTGACGTCACCACTCAGATCGCTAGGATAGTGGCCGCCAGGTATGGTGCCGAAACGATAAAAAAATTCTGTTATGTAGCTAATGTGTTCAGATATGACGAACCACAGGCGGGAAGATTGAGGGAATTCACCCAGGGGGGAGTGGAGTTCATAGGCAAAAGGTCTGATGAAGTGGACGCAGAGGTCATAGCGCTAGCTATAAGCTCTTTAAGCGTCATAGGTATACGGGATTTCAAGATAGACGTGGGCCAGGTGGAATTTCTGGACGGCCTTTTTGAGGAATTCAGGCTGAAAGGCGAAGAAGTGGAGAAACTAAAAGCCTATATATCCACAAAGAATCTGTCGTGGCTTGCCAGATATGTGGATACGCTGGATGTCAGTGCAGAGGTAAAAAATGTGATTTTGGAGCTTCCTGAGCTATTTGGGGGATGCGAGGTACTGGATAAGGCCAGAGCTATGACATCCAGTAAAAAGGCTATACAAGCCGTTGAGAATTTGCACGGAGTCTACGGCGTATTAAAGGATATGGGTATGGACAAATACCTGATTTTTGATCTTGGTACTGCTCAGAAGTTAAATTACTATACAGGAATAATATTTAAAGGGTTTGTGAAGGACATAGGTTATGGCGTTTTGGCAGGGGGGCGTTATGACCATCTGGTTTCCCATTTTGGCGTGGATAAACCTGCGGTGGGATTTGCAGTAGGGTTAGAGAGGGCTATGCTGGCTCTGGCAAAACAGCACAGCGATGTGCTAAAACCCGTTGATAAGGTGCTGATTGTGTGCACAAGGGAGAGGATCAAGGAGGCATTTTACAGAGCCGAGGAAATGAGAAGAGCGGGGAAAATTGTGGAGATAGCTTTAAAAGAAGATTTTCCTGCTTATACCAAGCGTGCGCACAGTCGGATTATATCTCTTGTATAA
- the hisG gene encoding ATP phosphoribosyltransferase codes for MDYITIAMAKGRLAEKAMDMLEEAGIDCTQLKLQTRRLVLKDDSSGIRFVMVKPVDVPTYVEYGAADMGIVGKDVLMEEEVDCYEMLDLGFGHCKMVVAGPREITGRYFVDKRVATKYPRIAERYFKGKGENVEIIKLNGSVELAPILGLSEVIVDIVETGRTLKENGLVVLDEIFSSSARLIVNKASLKVKSQPMREIISRLREVVE; via the coding sequence ATGGATTACATTACAATTGCCATGGCAAAAGGTCGCCTTGCGGAAAAGGCTATGGATATGCTGGAGGAAGCGGGTATTGACTGTACACAGCTAAAGCTACAAACCCGCAGACTCGTATTAAAGGACGACTCGTCGGGAATAAGGTTTGTGATGGTAAAGCCTGTTGACGTTCCCACGTACGTGGAGTACGGAGCTGCCGATATGGGCATTGTGGGAAAGGATGTGCTTATGGAAGAGGAAGTGGACTGTTATGAGATGTTGGATCTGGGATTTGGCCACTGCAAGATGGTGGTAGCTGGCCCTAGAGAAATTACAGGGAGGTATTTTGTGGACAAAAGGGTCGCAACTAAATACCCCAGGATTGCCGAGAGGTACTTTAAGGGAAAAGGCGAAAACGTGGAAATAATCAAGCTCAATGGATCGGTTGAGCTGGCACCTATACTTGGTTTGTCTGAAGTCATCGTGGACATTGTGGAGACGGGCAGGACGCTAAAGGAAAATGGACTGGTGGTCCTTGACGAGATATTTTCATCAAGCGCCAGGCTTATCGTCAATAAAGCCAGCCTTAAGGTGAAAAGCCAGCCTATGAGAGAGATTATTTCAAGGTTGAGGGAGGTCGTAGAGTGA
- the hisD gene encoding histidinol dehydrogenase gives MRILDFTRGIDLNGLAEFTQRTVKDTGEVRQTVDRIINDVRERGDEALLEYTAKLDGVQLTPDTLKVTQEEIDAAYSAIDSELIRSMRKAIKNITAYHEKQKQNSWMDFKDGVIYGQRVRPLDKVGIYVPGGSAAYPSSVLMNAIPALVAGVKEIVMTTPPGKKLNSAVLVAAREVGVSAIYRVGGAQAVAALAFGTSTIPRVDKIVGPGNIYVAMAKRAVYGYVDIDMVAGPSEVLVVADETANPRWVAADMLSQAEHDAMASSVLVTPCRELADKVVDELKVQQNKLERRALIARSLEDYGAIILVKDVDDALYIANEVAPEHLELAVKNPFEVLPLVRNAGAVFLGHSAPEPLGDYIAGPNHVLPTSGTARFFSPLSVDDFVKKMSVLYYSRERLEEVKDDIVRMAQVEGLTAHANAVKVRFDEEA, from the coding sequence GTGAGGATACTGGATTTTACGCGAGGAATTGATTTAAATGGCCTTGCCGAATTTACCCAAAGGACTGTAAAAGATACTGGTGAGGTCAGGCAGACGGTAGATCGGATAATAAACGACGTCAGGGAGAGAGGCGATGAGGCGCTACTGGAATATACCGCAAAGCTGGATGGAGTACAGCTTACGCCGGATACCTTAAAGGTGACCCAAGAAGAGATTGATGCTGCGTACAGCGCCATTGACAGTGAGCTTATAAGATCTATGCGCAAGGCCATTAAAAACATCACTGCTTATCATGAGAAGCAAAAGCAAAATTCCTGGATGGACTTTAAGGATGGGGTAATCTATGGCCAGAGAGTAAGGCCGCTGGATAAAGTGGGGATATACGTGCCAGGAGGCAGTGCTGCTTATCCCTCGTCGGTGCTGATGAACGCCATACCTGCTTTGGTAGCTGGTGTAAAGGAGATCGTGATGACCACTCCGCCGGGGAAAAAATTAAACAGCGCTGTCCTGGTGGCGGCTCGGGAGGTAGGGGTAAGTGCGATATACAGGGTAGGTGGAGCTCAGGCTGTTGCGGCGCTGGCTTTTGGGACGTCGACCATTCCTCGTGTGGATAAAATCGTGGGACCTGGCAATATATATGTGGCTATGGCTAAAAGAGCGGTATACGGCTATGTGGACATCGACATGGTGGCTGGTCCCAGTGAAGTGCTGGTAGTAGCGGATGAGACGGCAAATCCCAGGTGGGTGGCAGCTGATATGCTTTCTCAAGCTGAACACGATGCAATGGCATCCTCTGTCCTTGTCACACCGTGCAGGGAATTGGCAGATAAAGTGGTAGATGAGCTGAAGGTTCAACAGAACAAGCTTGAAAGGCGCGCCCTTATAGCGAGGTCTTTGGAAGACTATGGAGCAATTATTCTGGTCAAAGACGTAGATGACGCGTTGTACATAGCTAATGAGGTAGCGCCGGAGCACCTAGAGCTGGCGGTGAAAAATCCCTTTGAGGTGCTGCCGCTGGTAAGAAATGCCGGAGCTGTGTTTTTAGGCCATAGTGCCCCAGAGCCCCTGGGAGATTACATAGCTGGTCCCAATCACGTGTTGCCTACGTCGGGTACTGCTAGGTTTTTTTCGCCGTTATCAGTAGATGATTTCGTGAAGAAGATGAGCGTACTGTACTATTCAAGGGAGCGGCTTGAGGAAGTAAAAGATGACATAGTGAGGATGGCCCAGGTGGAAGGCTTGACAGCTCACGCCAATGCTGTAAAGGTGAGGTTTGATGAGGAGGCGTAA